From the Candidatus Krumholzibacteriota bacterium genome, one window contains:
- a CDS encoding M23 family metallopeptidase, which produces MKKFSINKLLASVLVGLATVLLFFLAVSFDRENPDKKTPSSSTEELPLRETLQPAAPKASTPSFQGVVGKNMNFFDLMRKCDISPQMINKIVKASSDVYNLRRIYPGQSYRIFSGNGRYTKRFEFSINDEEFLEVTAVNDTVKARRIYCPFKIHKRSVSGIIRNSLYESISRNQMPFELASNINNIFRWDIDFFHDIRPDDYYRLVYEEKEIKNHFQNKTTRKINRILAAEFNCSGEKHYAFLFNNKGDKYPDYFNEEGNSLRKQLIKAPLNFTRISSSYSKSRFHPILHHYMPHYGIDYAAPTGTPVQASGNGTVIKASRTRANGNYIKIRHNRDYTSYYLHLSKFAKGIKYGAKVKQGDVIGYVGATGYATGPHLDYRIKKNGRFINPRKLELPPAEPVDRSIMDRFEFVKNSYLSELNKIAVGTTVSKEQTENISSQAELEKKAESGRNVSQHHSSVTR; this is translated from the coding sequence ATGAAGAAATTTAGTATAAATAAACTTTTAGCGAGCGTTTTGGTTGGTCTTGCAACAGTTCTTCTATTTTTCCTTGCCGTATCATTCGACAGGGAAAACCCCGATAAAAAAACACCTTCTTCGAGCACGGAAGAATTGCCTTTACGGGAAACCCTCCAACCTGCCGCTCCCAAAGCCTCCACCCCTTCTTTTCAGGGTGTTGTCGGCAAAAACATGAATTTCTTTGATCTTATGAGAAAATGTGATATCTCCCCGCAGATGATCAACAAGATTGTAAAAGCGTCCAGTGATGTCTATAACCTCAGAAGAATATACCCCGGTCAGAGCTACAGAATTTTTTCCGGCAACGGCCGATACACTAAACGTTTCGAGTTCTCCATAAATGATGAAGAATTTCTTGAGGTTACAGCGGTCAATGATACTGTTAAGGCTCGGAGAATTTATTGTCCATTTAAAATCCACAAGAGATCGGTTTCCGGTATTATCAGAAATTCGCTATACGAATCAATCTCCAGAAACCAAATGCCCTTTGAACTGGCATCGAACATAAATAATATCTTCCGCTGGGATATAGATTTCTTCCACGATATCCGCCCCGATGACTACTATAGACTGGTATACGAAGAAAAGGAAATAAAAAACCACTTTCAGAATAAAACCACAAGGAAGATCAACAGGATACTGGCGGCAGAATTTAACTGCAGCGGCGAAAAACACTACGCTTTTCTCTTTAACAATAAAGGGGATAAGTATCCCGACTATTTCAATGAAGAAGGTAATTCACTCCGCAAACAATTAATCAAGGCACCCCTGAACTTTACAAGAATAAGCTCAAGCTACAGTAAAAGCCGTTTTCACCCGATCCTTCATCACTACATGCCGCACTACGGAATCGACTATGCCGCTCCAACCGGAACTCCGGTACAAGCTTCGGGGAATGGAACGGTAATTAAAGCATCCAGAACGCGCGCCAACGGCAATTACATAAAAATAAGACACAACCGGGATTATACTTCATATTATCTCCATCTCAGCAAATTCGCCAAGGGGATAAAATATGGGGCAAAGGTAAAACAGGGAGACGTTATAGGATACGTTGGAGCTACAGGTTACGCGACAGGTCCTCACCTTGATTACAGAATAAAGAAAAATGGCCGTTTTATAAACCCCAGAAAATTAGAACTTCCCCCCGCCGAACCTGTCGACCGTTCTATAATGGACAGATTCGAATTTGTAAAGAACAGCTATCTCTCCGAGCTGAACAAAATAGCTGTCGGTACAACTGTTTCTAAAGAGCAAACCGAAAATATCAGTAGTCAAGCGGAGTTGGAAAAGAAAGCAGAATCGGGGAGGAATGTTTCACAACACCATTCTTCAGTTACACGTTGA
- a CDS encoding electron-transfer flavoprotein:ubiquinone oxidoreductase → MLNNNDYNKVDVLVVGAGPAGLSAAIQIKKSKPEFDVCVIDKAFGPGNHNLSGAVLEHEPFLSLMDYAADGWRDSKNGKDLLSQKIKTESIPFMPSRKTSFDLLFALKIAKWLGLGLGTMLHKGDYTISISKLSKFMAMTARDIGVEVFYGFAARDILFDEETGLTRGVKLIDQGLDREGDRQPNYIPGDIIDADFIILAEGCDGLLTEKFIGKANLEREQPQLFSLGVKELIRVTPEQYKKFTANRVVHALGFPIWKPFLGPNMFGGGIIYPGTEDHIAIGMIVGADWKYYDFNPQDALARFKEHKYVKKFTEGGTVVEAGAKLIPEGGLRAIPREAETGSIGKGNCVIIGDSAGFVNMLKIRGIHLALDSGIQAAAAILDKAEKPLETAAKYTELIDNGRVGKEMRSAENYRQTIAKFGPTLGIPLSVISNILPEFTVEEDYRAMKKTKYKLKPQRDFDKDAFTAAAATEHREDQPCHLEITDPDICQQKCESAFSRPCITFCPAGVYEVVAGKAKAANPSNCLHCKTCQRKCPFDNINWTVPEGNGGPRYKKM, encoded by the coding sequence ATGCTGAATAATAACGATTACAATAAGGTTGACGTATTAGTTGTCGGTGCCGGACCAGCCGGACTTTCCGCGGCAATCCAGATTAAAAAAAGCAAACCTGAATTTGATGTTTGTGTCATCGACAAGGCCTTTGGACCGGGAAACCATAATCTGTCGGGCGCTGTCTTAGAACATGAGCCGTTCCTTAGTCTTATGGATTACGCGGCCGACGGTTGGCGGGACAGCAAAAATGGAAAAGATCTATTAAGCCAGAAGATCAAAACCGAGAGTATACCCTTTATGCCTTCCCGTAAAACTTCCTTTGATCTTTTATTCGCCCTCAAGATTGCTAAATGGCTTGGACTCGGCCTTGGAACGATGCTTCATAAGGGTGATTACACGATCTCAATCAGCAAACTAAGTAAATTCATGGCTATGACCGCTCGAGATATTGGAGTCGAAGTTTTCTACGGTTTCGCCGCCCGGGATATTTTATTCGACGAGGAAACCGGTCTTACCCGAGGAGTCAAACTGATCGATCAGGGGCTTGACAGAGAAGGCGACAGACAACCCAATTACATTCCAGGCGATATAATAGATGCCGATTTTATAATCCTCGCTGAGGGTTGTGACGGTTTGTTGACTGAAAAATTCATCGGAAAAGCAAACCTTGAAAGAGAGCAACCGCAGCTTTTCTCCTTAGGAGTCAAAGAATTGATCAGAGTAACCCCGGAGCAATACAAGAAGTTTACAGCCAACAGGGTTGTTCATGCGCTGGGCTTTCCTATCTGGAAACCCTTCCTCGGACCCAATATGTTCGGCGGCGGTATAATCTATCCCGGCACGGAAGATCACATAGCGATAGGCATGATAGTAGGCGCTGACTGGAAATATTATGATTTTAATCCACAGGACGCTCTTGCAAGGTTCAAAGAACATAAATATGTAAAAAAATTCACTGAAGGCGGAACTGTTGTAGAAGCGGGAGCTAAGCTTATCCCTGAAGGGGGGTTGCGCGCTATACCGCGGGAAGCGGAAACGGGCAGCATAGGAAAGGGAAACTGCGTTATCATTGGTGACAGCGCCGGTTTTGTTAACATGTTGAAAATCAGGGGCATACATCTTGCTCTAGATTCAGGAATACAGGCCGCGGCAGCTATTCTCGATAAAGCCGAAAAACCGTTAGAGACTGCGGCAAAATACACCGAACTTATTGACAACGGAAGGGTGGGGAAAGAGATGAGATCAGCGGAGAACTACAGACAAACCATAGCTAAGTTCGGGCCGACACTGGGCATTCCACTTTCAGTAATCAGCAACATTTTACCTGAATTTACTGTCGAAGAAGACTACAGAGCGATGAAGAAAACTAAATACAAACTCAAACCTCAACGGGATTTCGACAAAGACGCCTTTACCGCGGCAGCGGCTACAGAACACAGGGAAGATCAACCATGCCATCTTGAGATAACCGATCCTGATATATGCCAGCAGAAATGCGAGTCGGCATTCAGCAGACCCTGTATAACTTTTTGTCCAGCTGGAGTTTATGAAGTTGTGGCCGGGAAAGCTAAAGCGGCAAACCCCTCGAATTGCCTGCATTGCAAAACCTGCCAGAGAAAGTGCCCATTCGACAATATCAACTGGACAGTACCAGAGGGTAACGGAGGTCCAAGATATAAGAAAATGTAG